aattacatCGGAGAGAAAAATATAGTCTCCATTGATCATTATCAACTATTATTAATAATGACTGATTTACtaacatttttatatgaataaagtaTCTGCTTATTTTGCTACAAGCAAATCAATACGAGGTCTGTATTACACAAGGAACACTACTTGTATGCATCAGCACTCAAGCTGTTTATAGCCTTCGATGTGATCACCAGGAGAGTATGGGAACCACTTTGACAGAGGTAAGAGTGTGAGAAAGGTCTGACTACTTCCAGAGCATATTTTTCTGGTCTTTCAGAAAGCGGAGGGCATCTTGACCCAAAAGTCCGAGCTGTTGAACTGTTGCTGATACTGGAATTCCACATTCACAGCGGTCTTATTGATGAGCTCAAAGAATTCTACTTATATATCACCAGTAAGATCATCCACAGTGCATCGGAAAGGATTGTGGCCAAGTGTCAGTTgtgcattttcatttttatttaatcaaAATAGTGTTTGAACTCTTCTTAGCAGATTATCATCTTTTCCACAATCTTCTGTTGCAGATCCTCAGCAAGAGGTTCTGTTTTCTTCTCTTTGGCTGACAGAAATATATGCAATTTATCAAATAGTTCAAATACCCAAGCGAGAAAATTAAAATCCAATGAACAAATGTGTAGAAGAGGAGGTGTTGGTGAGCAGAATCCATATTTTGGAACAAGCTAGGAAATAGCACTGCAATGAGTGCCCCTTTTTTTGACAATGATTGGCGAAGCGGATCACTCTTTACAATTGTACCTTTGAGAAGATCAGGAAGTGTCAAGAAGGCAAGAGTCTCAGAGTTGATCTGGCATTGTCTTGTTAGGATATATGAGCTAATAATTTTCACCAGAGGTGTAAATCCTGAATTAGAGCCGAGCACGCTGGGAGCTCCATCCATACAGACACCAACCAATTCTGCCCACAAGAGACTTTTCTCTTCGAAGAAGTTGGACACTATATTCATGGTATCTTTAACCTTTGTCATCAGTTGGGTGCCGAAGAGGAACTCCTCCTCCACATGATTTTCAGAGATGAACTGAGTAAAAACTAAAAGCTGAGGAATATGTGGACGTCTATGGTCTCATTAAGTTGGATGGCAAAGAAGGCGACAGTTTCATTTTCTATATCACCTGAGATCTTATGTCCTTGGGCATGTCATCGATGCGCTGCTTAACTATGGTGTCCGAAATTCTTATCTGATTAACCTTGGTGGCACAGTTCTGATCACTAACAAAACAAGCAGCCTCTACCTTGCAAGGTTTAATAAGCTTCTCTCCAATTTTGTGTAAGAAGGGAAATCCTGTATGATGCGTTGACAAGGCTGCTATGTTGAAAGAGAACTTTTGTTCCATGATTCTAACTCAACCGTTTAACTGGTGTTTCTTGAATTTGAAGTTAGCCAAATCCTTGTTGGCCTCTTCTGGATAAAC
The DNA window shown above is from Palaemon carinicauda isolate YSFRI2023 chromosome 29, ASM3689809v2, whole genome shotgun sequence and carries:
- the LOC137622533 gene encoding protein FAM200C-like encodes the protein MEQKFSFNIAALSTHHTGFPFLHKIGEKLIKPCKVEAACFVSDQNCATKVNQIRISDTIVKQRIDDMPKDIRSQFISENHVEEEFLFGTQLMTKVKDTMNIVSNFFEEKSLLWAELVGVCMDGAPSVLGSNSGFTPLVKIISSYILTRQCQINSETLAFLTLPDLLKAKEKKTEPLAEDLQQKIVEKMIIC